From a single Micromonospora carbonacea genomic region:
- a CDS encoding putative sugar O-methyltransferase, with the protein MSQTYGRSPLWELYNNTQVTREAVGDLSNFKSSEVNYKLALWDPRVNGVRYLKTLVFTLAAGLSPANWARLRRIANREVGDPFSITYDGEAVCMDYLQAVLEVEFIESRMTLDGTSILEIGAGYGRTCHALLSNHEIAAYHIVDLENSLDLASRYLGAVLTDEQLAKVHFHGVDQAEAGGALRELRFDLAINIDSFAEMTPDTVGAYLDLIATHADHLYVNNPVGKYLDKSLDGHSQGDAVVQLALRTGLLRDIVDIFDDRAVAAQSRRFIDAYRPGRDWALLADARAVPWSFYWQALYRSGAAGR; encoded by the coding sequence ATGAGCCAGACGTACGGCCGCAGCCCGCTCTGGGAGCTCTACAACAACACCCAGGTCACCAGGGAGGCCGTCGGCGACCTGAGCAACTTCAAGTCCAGCGAGGTCAACTACAAGCTGGCGCTCTGGGACCCGCGGGTCAATGGTGTGCGCTATCTGAAAACGCTCGTCTTCACCCTCGCGGCGGGCCTGAGCCCGGCCAACTGGGCCCGGCTGCGCCGCATCGCCAACCGCGAGGTCGGCGATCCGTTCTCGATCACCTACGACGGCGAAGCGGTCTGCATGGACTACCTGCAGGCGGTGCTCGAGGTGGAGTTCATCGAGAGCCGGATGACCCTCGACGGTACGAGCATCCTGGAGATCGGCGCCGGCTACGGGCGGACCTGCCACGCGCTGCTGTCCAACCACGAGATCGCCGCGTACCACATCGTCGATCTGGAGAACTCGCTCGACCTGGCCAGCCGCTACCTCGGCGCGGTGCTGACCGACGAGCAGCTTGCCAAGGTGCACTTTCACGGCGTCGACCAGGCGGAGGCCGGCGGCGCCCTGCGGGAGCTCCGGTTCGACCTGGCCATCAACATCGACTCGTTCGCGGAGATGACCCCGGACACCGTCGGCGCCTACCTGGACCTCATCGCCACCCATGCCGACCACCTCTACGTCAACAACCCGGTCGGCAAGTACCTCGACAAGAGCCTGGACGGGCACTCGCAGGGCGACGCGGTCGTCCAGCTCGCGTTGCGGACCGGCCTGCTGAGGGACATCGTGGACATCTTCGACGACCGCGCCGTCGCGGCGCAGTCCCGCCGGTTCATCGACGCCTACCGGCCGGGCCGCGACTGGGCGCTGCTCGCAGATGCGAGAGCCGTCCCGTGGAGCTTCTACTGGCAGGCGCTGTACCGGTCCGGAGCTGCCGGGCGATGA
- a CDS encoding NAD-dependent epimerase/dehydratase family protein: MTDRPLIAVLGASGFVGSAVLTALADRPVTVRAVSRRSAVAPEPAAADFEVVTADLTETGAVAAAVEGADAVINLVLNTAGWRSADGDGTAARVNLGVVRDLVEVARAGTGPRVVVFAGSASQVGRAQRMPVDGTEPDHPETGYDRQKAAAEALLDRASADGILRGVTLRLPTVFGPARPGGGDDRGVVSTMIRRALAGEPLTMWHDGTIQRELLYVDDAASAFVAALDHADALVCRHWPLGSRRGEPVGDLFRTIAALVAEETGRPPVPVVSVAPPASARQTDFHSLVVDASAFTAVTGWRAQVDLLHGLRRTVRSLSETRLDLGADLVPGEHPGRVGLGEGDRGPVPIRQDRLDVGGNGQAERVVER; encoded by the coding sequence ATGACGGACCGCCCGCTGATCGCGGTGCTCGGCGCGTCCGGTTTCGTGGGCTCGGCCGTCCTGACCGCGCTGGCCGACCGCCCAGTCACCGTCCGGGCGGTGTCCCGCCGATCCGCTGTGGCACCGGAGCCGGCCGCCGCGGATTTCGAGGTGGTCACCGCCGACCTCACCGAGACAGGCGCGGTCGCGGCGGCGGTCGAGGGCGCGGATGCCGTGATCAACCTGGTGCTCAACACCGCCGGGTGGCGCAGCGCCGACGGCGACGGCACCGCGGCGCGGGTGAACCTCGGCGTCGTCCGTGACCTGGTCGAGGTTGCGCGGGCCGGGACCGGGCCACGGGTGGTCGTCTTCGCCGGCTCGGCGTCACAGGTCGGCCGGGCGCAGCGGATGCCCGTCGACGGGACCGAACCCGACCACCCGGAGACCGGATACGACCGGCAGAAGGCGGCCGCCGAAGCGCTGCTCGACCGGGCCTCCGCCGATGGCATCCTCCGCGGGGTCACGCTGCGCCTGCCCACCGTCTTCGGGCCGGCCCGCCCGGGTGGCGGCGACGACCGCGGGGTCGTGTCGACGATGATCCGCCGCGCGCTCGCCGGCGAACCCCTGACCATGTGGCACGACGGCACCATCCAGCGAGAGCTGCTCTACGTGGACGACGCGGCGAGCGCCTTCGTCGCCGCCCTCGACCATGCCGATGCGCTCGTCTGCCGGCACTGGCCGCTCGGCAGCCGCCGCGGCGAACCGGTCGGTGACCTTTTCCGGACGATCGCCGCGCTGGTCGCGGAGGAGACGGGGCGTCCGCCGGTGCCGGTCGTCTCCGTCGCGCCGCCCGCCAGTGCCCGGCAGACCGACTTCCACAGTCTGGTGGTCGACGCATCCGCCTTCACCGCCGTGACCGGATGGCGCGCCCAGGTGGATCTTCTGCACGGTCTACGCCGTACGGTGCGGTCCCTGAGCGAAACGCGCCTCGATCTCGGCGCAGATCTCGTACCGGGGGAGCACCCCGGCCGCGTGGGCCTGGGCGAAGGTGATCGCGGTCCGGTCCCGATCCGACAGGATCGGCTCGATGTCGGCGGGAACGGGCAGGCCGAGCGTGTCGTCGAGCGGTGA
- a CDS encoding class I SAM-dependent methyltransferase, with protein sequence MISPADRARPRATCRACGGTVVQFLDLGRQPLSDRFLTEPEIPQEYFFQLAVGLCETCTMVQLMQEVPRERMFHEDYPYYSSGSAVMQKHFADTARQLLETEATGPDPFVVEIGCNDGVMLRTVHEAGVRHLGFEPSGKVAEAARAKGLRVRGDFFEESTAREVRASDGPADVIFAANTICHIPYLDSILRGVDALLGPDGVFVFEDPYLGDILAKTSFDQIYDEHFFLFSARSVQALAASFGFELVDVDRLAVHGGEVRYTLARAGARRPADRVAALIAEEDAGGVATLARLDQFAAQVGRIRDDLRALLERLTAEGKRVVAYGATAKSATVANFCGIGPDLVSRVYDTTPAKQGRLTPGTHIPVHAADEFPTDPPDYALLFAWNHADEIMAKEQAFRQAGGAWILYVPHVHVRD encoded by the coding sequence ATGATCAGCCCAGCCGACCGGGCACGGCCACGAGCCACCTGCCGCGCCTGCGGTGGAACCGTCGTGCAGTTCCTCGACCTCGGCCGCCAGCCACTGTCCGACCGCTTCCTGACCGAACCGGAGATCCCGCAGGAGTACTTCTTCCAGCTCGCCGTCGGCCTCTGCGAGACGTGCACGATGGTGCAGCTCATGCAGGAGGTCCCCCGGGAGCGGATGTTCCACGAGGACTACCCGTACTACTCGTCCGGTTCCGCCGTCATGCAGAAGCACTTTGCCGACACCGCCCGGCAACTGTTGGAGACGGAGGCCACCGGCCCGGACCCGTTCGTGGTCGAGATCGGCTGCAACGACGGGGTGATGCTGCGGACCGTGCACGAGGCCGGCGTCCGGCACCTGGGCTTCGAACCGTCGGGCAAGGTCGCCGAAGCGGCAAGGGCCAAGGGCCTTCGGGTACGCGGGGACTTCTTCGAGGAGTCCACCGCCCGTGAGGTACGCGCGAGCGACGGCCCCGCAGATGTGATCTTCGCGGCGAACACCATCTGCCACATCCCGTACCTCGACTCGATCCTGCGGGGTGTCGACGCGCTGCTCGGGCCGGACGGCGTCTTCGTCTTCGAGGACCCCTACCTGGGCGACATCCTGGCGAAGACGTCGTTCGACCAGATCTACGACGAGCACTTCTTCCTGTTCTCGGCGCGCTCCGTGCAGGCGTTGGCCGCGTCGTTCGGGTTCGAGCTGGTCGACGTGGACCGGCTGGCCGTGCACGGCGGCGAGGTCCGCTACACGCTGGCCCGTGCGGGTGCACGCCGCCCGGCGGACCGGGTGGCCGCGCTGATCGCCGAGGAGGACGCGGGCGGCGTCGCGACGCTGGCCCGGCTGGACCAGTTCGCTGCCCAGGTCGGCCGGATCCGCGACGACCTGCGGGCGTTGCTCGAACGGTTGACGGCGGAGGGCAAACGGGTGGTGGCCTACGGGGCGACCGCCAAGAGCGCGACCGTGGCGAACTTCTGCGGCATCGGGCCGGACCTGGTGTCGCGGGTGTACGACACGACGCCCGCCAAACAGGGCCGCCTGACCCCGGGCACGCACATCCCGGTTCATGCGGCGGACGAGTTCCCGACCGACCCGCCGGACTACGCGCTGCTCTTCGCGTGGAACCACGCCGACGAGATCATGGCGAAGGAGCAGGCGTTCCGGCAGGCCGGCGGGGCCTGGATCCTGTACGTTCCGCACGTTCACGTGCGGGATTGA
- a CDS encoding DegT/DnrJ/EryC1/StrS family aminotransferase — MTIRVWDYLPEYEKERADLLDAVETVFESGNLVLGRSVLGFETEFAAYHDVAHCVTVDNGTNAIKLALQALGVGPGDEVVTVANTAAPTVLAIDAVGAIPVFVDIRPDDYLMDTTQVADVITPATKALLPVHLYGQCVEMAPLQRLAREHGLLVLEDCAQSHGARHAGQLAGTMGDAAAFSFYPTKVLGAYGDGGAVLTGSETVDRDLRQLRYYGMESVYYVVQTPGHNSRLDEVQAEILRRKLRRLDEYIAGRRAVAERYAAGLGDIAEATGLVLPALADANEHVFYLYVVRHPQRDAILEQLKRRGITLNISYPWPVHTMTGFSKLGYAAGSLPVTERIADEIFSLPMYPSLPVDVQDTVIGALRDVLTTL, encoded by the coding sequence ATGACCATCCGAGTGTGGGACTACCTGCCGGAATACGAGAAGGAACGGGCCGACCTGCTCGACGCGGTGGAGACGGTCTTCGAGTCGGGCAACCTCGTGCTCGGCCGCAGCGTGCTCGGCTTCGAGACCGAGTTCGCCGCGTACCACGACGTGGCGCACTGCGTCACGGTGGACAACGGCACCAACGCGATCAAGCTGGCCCTGCAGGCGTTGGGCGTGGGGCCCGGCGACGAGGTGGTCACCGTCGCCAACACGGCGGCGCCGACCGTGCTGGCGATCGACGCCGTCGGCGCGATCCCGGTCTTCGTGGACATCCGGCCGGACGACTACCTGATGGACACGACCCAGGTGGCCGACGTGATCACCCCGGCGACCAAGGCTCTGCTGCCCGTCCACCTCTACGGCCAGTGCGTGGAGATGGCGCCGTTGCAGCGGCTGGCCCGCGAGCACGGGCTGCTGGTGCTGGAGGACTGCGCGCAGTCGCACGGCGCACGACACGCAGGGCAACTCGCCGGGACCATGGGCGACGCGGCGGCCTTCTCCTTCTATCCGACGAAGGTGCTGGGCGCCTACGGTGACGGCGGCGCCGTGCTCACCGGTAGTGAGACCGTGGACCGTGACCTGCGCCAACTGCGCTACTACGGCATGGAGAGCGTGTACTACGTCGTGCAGACGCCCGGCCACAACAGCCGGCTGGACGAGGTGCAGGCGGAGATTCTCCGGCGCAAGCTGCGCCGGCTCGACGAGTACATCGCCGGCCGCCGCGCGGTGGCCGAGCGCTACGCCGCCGGGCTGGGCGACATCGCCGAGGCGACCGGGCTCGTCCTGCCCGCCCTCGCCGACGCCAACGAACACGTCTTCTACCTCTACGTCGTCCGTCATCCGCAGCGGGACGCGATCCTGGAGCAACTGAAGCGGCGTGGAATCACGCTGAACATCAGTTACCCGTGGCCGGTGCACACCATGACCGGCTTCTCGAAGCTCGGCTATGCCGCCGGATCGCTGCCGGTCACCGAGCGGATCGCCGACGAGATCTTCTCCCTGCCCATGTATCCGTCCCTGCCGGTCGACGTGCAGGACACGGTGATAGGCGCATTGCGCGACGTACTCACGACGCTCTGA
- a CDS encoding acyl-CoA dehydrogenase family protein, translated as MATDTANSPVVGDLRAPSTPEGRTMVDLLTGVLPQIRSEAGDNDRDGTFPVEVFGQLAKLGLMGATVPTALGGLGVHRLYDVAVALMRLAEADASTALALHVQLSRGLTLTYEWMHGSPPVRALAERLLRAMATGEAAVCGALKDAPGVLTELTADGSGGWLLNGRKILVSMAPIGTHFFVHAQRRDADGNVVLAVPVVRRDAPGLTVGTHWDGLGMRASGTLDVSFHDCPVAADHVLDRGPAGARRDAVLAGQTVSSITMLGIYAGVAQAARDLAVETYARRRSRPAAAALALVAGIDTRLYTLRAVAGAALLNADLLAADLTGDLDERGRGMMTPFQYAKMTVNELAPAVVDDCLSLLGGQAYDGQHPLARLYRDVRAGGFMQPYSYVDGVDYLSGQALGADRDNDYMSVRALRSPDPAGER; from the coding sequence ATGGCTACAGACACAGCGAATTCGCCGGTGGTGGGAGACCTGCGGGCACCGAGCACACCGGAAGGCCGCACCATGGTCGACCTGCTGACCGGCGTACTCCCGCAGATCCGGTCGGAGGCCGGTGACAACGACCGGGACGGCACGTTCCCGGTCGAGGTGTTCGGGCAGTTGGCCAAGCTCGGCCTGATGGGCGCGACCGTGCCCACCGCGCTCGGCGGGCTCGGCGTCCACCGCCTGTACGACGTCGCCGTCGCCCTGATGCGCCTGGCCGAAGCGGACGCCTCCACCGCCCTGGCACTGCACGTCCAGCTCAGCCGCGGGCTCACCCTGACCTACGAATGGATGCACGGCTCCCCGCCGGTGCGGGCGCTGGCCGAGCGGCTGCTGCGGGCGATGGCGACGGGGGAGGCCGCCGTCTGCGGGGCACTGAAGGACGCGCCGGGCGTCCTCACCGAACTGACCGCCGATGGTTCCGGCGGCTGGCTGCTCAACGGCCGCAAGATCCTGGTCAGCATGGCGCCGATCGGTACCCACTTCTTCGTGCACGCCCAGCGCCGGGACGCCGACGGCAACGTGGTGCTGGCCGTTCCGGTGGTGCGGCGCGACGCGCCCGGGCTGACCGTCGGCACGCACTGGGACGGCCTCGGGATGCGGGCCTCCGGCACCCTCGACGTCAGCTTCCACGACTGCCCGGTCGCCGCCGACCACGTTCTCGACCGCGGGCCGGCCGGCGCGCGCCGGGACGCCGTCCTGGCCGGGCAGACGGTCAGCTCGATCACCATGCTCGGGATCTACGCCGGTGTCGCGCAGGCCGCGCGGGACCTCGCCGTCGAGACGTACGCGCGTCGTCGATCGCGGCCGGCGGCCGCCGCCCTCGCCCTGGTGGCCGGCATCGACACGCGGCTGTACACGCTCCGGGCCGTCGCCGGCGCCGCGCTGCTCAACGCGGACCTCCTGGCCGCGGACCTGACCGGCGATCTCGACGAGCGCGGGCGCGGGATGATGACCCCGTTCCAGTACGCGAAGATGACCGTCAACGAACTGGCCCCGGCGGTCGTCGACGACTGCCTCTCGCTGCTCGGCGGCCAGGCGTACGACGGGCAGCACCCGTTGGCACGGCTCTACCGCGACGTCCGGGCCGGTGGGTTCATGCAGCCCTACAGCTATGTGGATGGCGTCGACTACCTGAGCGGCCAGGCGCTGGGCGCGGACCGGGACAACGACTACATGAGCGTTCGGGCGCTCCGCTCCCCGGATCCGGCGGGAGAAAGGTGA